Proteins encoded together in one Bacillota bacterium window:
- a CDS encoding peptidase U34: MCDTLVKRTSHSLFFGKNSDRSPNEPNLSLFVEPKDHLKTKLKCTYIQVDQIKHSYGLVLSCPSWMWGAEMGINDQGVMIGNEAVFTKSKGKKKETLIGMDFLRLALERSSTAKEAITIIVDLLEKYGQGGNCGFDKHFYYDNSYLISDKTSSYILETSGKSFIVKEVSDFGNISNRLSINNDSFAKRNSEPIFTHFSGSFHRSCMASSQLKSQDSFDESKMMTILRSHYEKDTKSLYTKGSLKSVCMHKSFLGDQTTASMIVHSRPSIDTIWLTGSSTPCLSIYKPTFFGICIPPVFTSKEKSLAYWLEREYLVRAIFSKIIDEDTYKQQLNALQLQFVKEENTLFKSTPTKSELKEFAKKCSIEEQSFVNQYLDVINQVKENPDFLKKPWNKLTHSLGKNVFKTNFADRNQK; encoded by the coding sequence ATGTGTGACACTTTAGTTAAAAGAACGTCTCATTCACTGTTTTTTGGAAAAAATAGCGACAGAAGTCCAAATGAACCTAATTTATCCTTATTTGTCGAACCAAAAGACCATCTAAAAACGAAATTAAAATGCACTTACATTCAGGTCGATCAAATTAAACATTCTTATGGATTAGTACTTTCTTGTCCTAGTTGGATGTGGGGAGCCGAGATGGGAATTAACGATCAAGGTGTAATGATTGGAAATGAAGCTGTTTTTACAAAATCAAAAGGAAAGAAAAAGGAAACATTAATCGGCATGGACTTTTTAAGGCTTGCTTTAGAACGTTCAAGCACTGCAAAAGAAGCCATAACTATTATTGTCGATTTACTTGAAAAATACGGTCAAGGAGGAAATTGTGGCTTTGACAAGCATTTCTACTATGATAATTCCTATTTGATATCAGATAAGACTAGTTCTTACATTTTAGAAACGAGCGGGAAATCATTTATTGTAAAAGAAGTATCCGATTTTGGAAACATTAGTAATCGATTGTCTATAAACAATGATTCTTTTGCGAAAAGAAATTCAGAACCAATTTTTACGCATTTTTCAGGATCATTTCACAGATCTTGCATGGCTTCAAGTCAACTGAAGTCTCAAGATTCTTTTGACGAATCAAAAATGATGACTATTTTAAGAAGTCATTATGAAAAAGATACCAAATCTCTTTACACTAAAGGAAGTCTTAAAAGTGTATGTATGCATAAAAGCTTCTTAGGAGATCAAACGACTGCTAGCATGATTGTTCATTCAAGACCTTCTATCGATACCATTTGGCTAACGGGGTCTTCTACTCCTTGTTTATCCATTTATAAACCTACTTTTTTTGGAATATGTATTCCTCCAGTCTTTACAAGCAAAGAAAAAAGTTTGGCTTATTGGTTAGAAAGAGAATATCTTGTTAGGGCTATCTTTTCTAAAATAATCGATGAAGATACCTATAAACAACAATTGAATGCTTTACAACTTCAATTTGTCAAAGAAGAGAATACGTTATTTAAATCTACTCCTACAAAATCTGAGTTAAAAGAATTTGCAAAAAAGTGTAGTATTGAGGAGCAATCGTTTGTCAATCAATATTTAGATGTCATCAATCAGGTGAAGGAAAATCCTGATTTTCTCAAGAAGCCATGGAATAAATTAACTCATTCCTTAGGAAAAAATGTTTTTAAAACGAATTTTGCGGATAGAAATCAAAAATGA
- a CDS encoding hemolysin III family protein has protein sequence MTIRNRKEGALYSISEEIANAISHGIGAFLSVLGLIILLMDAIPQHDVWKIVSVSIYGASMITLFSMSTMYHSLTHKKAKKVFRIFDHTSISILIAGTYTPFTLVLLRGTMGWIIFGVVWTASIVNIVLNSISINKFKTVSMISYVASGWVAVFAIVPIIKTMPALGIILLFLGGIMYTGGLIFYRKKNIKYMHFIWHLFVLAGAILHFFCILFYVI, from the coding sequence ATGACGATAAGAAATAGAAAAGAAGGAGCTTTATATTCCATCTCAGAAGAAATTGCAAATGCTATCTCTCATGGAATTGGAGCATTTTTATCAGTTTTAGGTTTAATAATTTTATTAATGGACGCAATTCCTCAACACGATGTATGGAAAATCGTTAGTGTATCTATATATGGGGCAAGCATGATTACTTTATTTAGTATGTCAACAATGTATCATTCTTTGACACACAAAAAAGCGAAAAAGGTTTTTCGTATCTTTGATCATACTTCAATTTCGATTTTAATTGCTGGGACCTATACACCTTTTACTTTAGTGCTTTTAAGAGGAACCATGGGGTGGATTATTTTTGGAGTTGTTTGGACAGCCAGCATTGTAAATATTGTTTTAAATAGTATAAGCATTAATAAATTTAAAACTGTATCAATGATAAGTTATGTTGCAAGTGGATGGGTAGCTGTTTTTGCAATTGTACCTATTATTAAAACTATGCCAGCTTTAGGAATTATTTTGCTTTTCCTTGGAGGCATTATGTATACAGGTGGACTTATATTTTATCGTAAAAAGAATATTAAATACATGCATTTTATATGGCATTTATTTGTTTTAGCAGGTGCTATATTACACTTTTTCTGCATTCTTTTCTATGTTATTTAA